Proteins encoded together in one Acidobacteriota bacterium window:
- a CDS encoding GAF domain-containing protein translates to MTESAPHGAASSTASDAELLAILAELGREVSSVLDLDTLLERIPQLISRLTKFTVFSVYLLHEKREELTIAYAEGYPDEIVQHFTLQVGQGIVGTAVAEQRPILLNDVDSDPRYLAVVPGAKSQLVVPLRNKAKVIGALNLLSDQLGAFTERDEWILRQFGAHVAQGIATARLFESEREYTETLETLAEIGREMTAILDPDELLTRLAHLIKRVIDYRIFGILLLDEDSGMLEMKVAIKYGDDPAAMEPVKLGEGLVGYAALHKEVVLVPDVLKDPRYIQAVPGVRSELVVPLLLKDRCIGVFDLESPEPDAFNKNHVKLLTLLASEAAVALENARLYESIRANEARFEKELRFAKRVQMALLPQELPKRLRGVDVAWHFDPARELGGDLCDFLSPEPNTLVVAVGDVSGKGVPAALYGAAIGEMVRGRTFRRRLEKERSTPAAVLAGMNRILHERNLEEYYCTLCYAMFEFKKQIVTFANSGLPYPVRCTNGKATAIDMPGVPLGSFGSSAYDEVQVPLLPGDVFVFFSDGISEAFNEAGEDFGMPRLLEVIERTHAKPAKEIVGELFGAVQAFCGDAEQNDDRTVVVVKINQ, encoded by the coding sequence ATGACTGAATCAGCGCCGCATGGCGCCGCCAGCAGCACGGCTTCGGACGCCGAGCTGCTGGCCATTCTCGCGGAGCTCGGGCGCGAGGTCAGCTCGGTGCTCGACCTCGACACCCTCCTCGAGCGCATCCCACAACTGATCTCCCGGCTCACCAAGTTCACCGTCTTCTCGGTCTACCTGCTCCACGAGAAGCGCGAGGAGCTGACCATTGCCTACGCCGAGGGCTACCCCGACGAAATCGTCCAGCACTTCACGCTGCAGGTCGGCCAGGGCATTGTCGGCACGGCCGTCGCCGAGCAGCGGCCGATCCTGCTGAACGACGTCGATTCCGACCCGCGCTACCTGGCGGTGGTGCCCGGGGCCAAGTCGCAGCTGGTCGTGCCGCTGCGCAACAAGGCCAAGGTGATTGGCGCCCTCAACCTGCTGAGCGATCAGCTGGGCGCGTTCACCGAACGCGACGAGTGGATCCTGCGGCAGTTCGGCGCCCACGTGGCGCAGGGCATTGCCACCGCCCGCCTGTTCGAGTCGGAGCGCGAGTACACCGAGACGCTGGAAACGCTGGCCGAGATCGGCCGAGAGATGACCGCGATTCTCGACCCCGACGAGCTGCTGACGCGCCTGGCCCACCTGATCAAGCGGGTGATCGACTACCGCATCTTCGGGATCCTCCTGCTGGACGAAGATTCGGGCATGCTCGAGATGAAGGTGGCCATCAAGTACGGCGACGACCCGGCGGCCATGGAGCCGGTCAAGCTGGGCGAAGGCCTGGTCGGCTACGCCGCGCTGCACAAGGAAGTGGTGCTGGTACCCGACGTGCTGAAGGACCCGCGCTACATCCAGGCAGTGCCGGGCGTGCGATCGGAGCTGGTCGTGCCGCTGCTGCTGAAGGACCGCTGCATCGGCGTCTTCGACCTCGAAAGCCCGGAGCCCGACGCCTTCAACAAGAACCACGTCAAGCTGCTGACGCTGCTGGCCTCGGAAGCCGCGGTGGCCCTCGAGAACGCGCGGCTCTACGAATCGATCCGCGCCAACGAGGCCCGCTTCGAGAAGGAACTGCGCTTCGCCAAGCGCGTGCAGATGGCGCTCTTGCCGCAGGAGCTGCCCAAGCGGCTGCGCGGGGTGGACGTGGCCTGGCACTTCGACCCCGCCCGCGAGCTCGGCGGCGACCTGTGCGACTTCCTGTCGCCCGAGCCGAACACCCTGGTGGTGGCGGTGGGCGACGTCTCAGGCAAGGGCGTCCCGGCGGCGCTGTACGGCGCCGCCATCGGCGAAATGGTGCGTGGCCGCACCTTCCGCCGCCGCCTCGAGAAAGAGCGCAGCACGCCGGCCGCCGTGCTGGCCGGCATGAACCGCATTCTCCACGAGCGCAACCTGGAGGAGTACTACTGCACCCTCTGCTACGCGATGTTCGAGTTCAAGAAGCAGATCGTGACGTTCGCCAACTCGGGGCTGCCGTACCCGGTGCGCTGCACCAACGGCAAGGCGACGGCGATCGACATGCCCGGTGTGCCGCTCGGCTCATTTGGCAGCTCCGCCTACGACGAAGTGCAGGTGCCGCTCTTGCCCGGTGACGTGTTCGTGTTCTTCTCGGACGGCATTTCCGAGGCGTTCAACGAAGCCGGCGAGGATTTCGGCATGCCGCGGCTGCTCGAGGTGATCGAACGCACGCACGCGAAGCCGGCGAAGGAAATTGTCGGGGAGCTGTTCGGCGCGGTCCAGGCGTTTTGCGGCGACGCCGAGCAGAATGATGACCGAACTGTAGTGGTGGTGAAAATAAACCAGTAA
- the atpB gene encoding F0F1 ATP synthase subunit A, translating into MDAIAHPSPLVAIINAIIASLGIHAAIPDHMVFVGLITLFILFIGLAIRSQLSVDNPGKLQIVLEDVVSFLVGVLEDNMGRKGRKYLPLLGTLFVFILLGNLMGQIPGLGSPTSNINVPFACALTLWLYYHAQGVIANGPVNYIKHFAVMPGVPLALAPMIFVIEIISHLSRVLSLTLRLFGNIFGEHLVVLILASIVPFIAPLPIQFLGLIVGPLQAFIFLTLGAIYLTAATHVDDHGDDYGGEHGHAPAHSH; encoded by the coding sequence GTGGACGCCATTGCACACCCCTCCCCACTAGTCGCGATCATCAACGCGATCATCGCCTCGCTGGGCATTCACGCCGCCATCCCCGACCACATGGTCTTTGTCGGGTTGATCACGCTGTTCATCCTCTTCATCGGCCTGGCCATCCGCTCGCAGTTGAGCGTCGATAACCCCGGCAAGCTCCAGATCGTCCTGGAAGACGTCGTTTCGTTCCTGGTCGGCGTGCTCGAAGACAACATGGGCAGGAAGGGCCGGAAGTACCTGCCCCTGCTCGGCACGCTGTTCGTCTTCATCCTGCTGGGCAACCTGATGGGCCAGATCCCGGGCCTCGGTTCGCCTACCAGCAACATCAACGTGCCGTTCGCGTGCGCGCTCACGCTGTGGCTCTACTATCACGCGCAGGGCGTGATTGCGAACGGGCCGGTCAACTACATCAAGCACTTCGCGGTGATGCCGGGCGTGCCCCTGGCGCTGGCGCCGATGATCTTCGTGATCGAGATCATCAGCCACCTGTCGCGCGTGCTGTCGCTCACGCTGCGCCTGTTCGGCAACATCTTCGGCGAGCACCTCGTGGTGCTGATTCTCGCCAGCATCGTGCCCTTCATTGCGCCGCTGCCGATTCAGTTCCTGGGCTTGATCGTCGGCCCGCTGCAGGCGTTCATCTTCCTGACGCTGGGGGCCATCTACCTGACCGCCGCCACGCACGTGGACGACCACGGGGATGATTACGGCGGCGAACACGGCCACGCGCCGGCACATTCCCACTAG
- the glnA gene encoding type I glutamate--ammonia ligase: MAKSGDEKQEILKRAEKERVKFLRLQFTDILGVIKNVEVPDRQFAHALDGKIMFDGSSIEGFVRIEESDMYLRPDLSTFQVFPWADANGARVGRLICDIANPDGSPFAGCPRTTLKNAIGQAADRGFTMMAGPETEFFLFLRRDGRATTETHDRASYFDLAPIDLGEDVRREIVIALEQMGIAVEAAHHEVAPGQHEIDFHYDDVLTTADNVSTCRFIVKNVALRNNLHATFMPKPIYGVNGSGMHTHQSLFTGGKNAFFDPANEIQLSQTCMNYIGGLLQHAKGFCAITNPLVNSYKRLVPGYEAPTAIAWSEKNRSPLVRVPASRDNSTRVELRMPDPSCNPYLALAVMLRAGLDGIDHKVDPGPPVNKNIYKMSHRERRHLRIDDLPANLSEALDEFEKDALVKETLGEHIFTHFLDAKRAEWDEYIRHVSPWEMDRYLGVY, translated from the coding sequence ATGGCAAAAAGCGGGGACGAAAAGCAGGAGATCCTGAAACGGGCCGAGAAGGAACGGGTCAAGTTCCTGCGCCTGCAGTTCACCGACATCCTGGGCGTGATCAAGAACGTCGAGGTGCCCGACCGCCAGTTCGCCCACGCCCTCGACGGCAAGATCATGTTCGACGGCTCGTCGATCGAAGGCTTTGTCCGCATTGAAGAGTCGGACATGTACCTCCGGCCGGACCTCTCGACCTTCCAGGTGTTTCCCTGGGCCGATGCCAACGGCGCGCGCGTCGGCCGCCTGATCTGCGACATTGCCAATCCCGACGGCAGCCCGTTCGCCGGTTGCCCGCGCACCACGCTGAAGAACGCCATCGGCCAGGCCGCCGACCGCGGCTTCACCATGATGGCGGGACCCGAAACCGAGTTCTTCCTGTTCCTGCGCCGCGACGGCCGCGCCACCACCGAGACCCACGATCGCGCCAGCTACTTCGACCTGGCGCCCATCGACCTCGGCGAAGACGTCCGCCGCGAGATCGTGATCGCCCTCGAGCAGATGGGCATTGCCGTGGAAGCCGCGCATCACGAGGTCGCGCCCGGCCAGCACGAAATCGACTTTCACTATGACGACGTGTTGACGACGGCGGATAACGTGAGTACCTGCCGGTTCATCGTCAAGAACGTGGCGCTCAGGAATAACTTGCACGCGACCTTCATGCCCAAGCCGATCTACGGCGTGAACGGATCGGGCATGCACACGCACCAGTCGTTGTTCACCGGCGGCAAGAATGCCTTCTTCGATCCCGCCAACGAAATCCAGCTCAGCCAGACCTGCATGAACTACATCGGCGGGCTGCTGCAGCACGCCAAGGGCTTTTGCGCCATTACCAACCCGCTGGTGAACTCATACAAGCGCCTGGTGCCGGGCTACGAGGCGCCGACCGCGATTGCCTGGTCCGAGAAGAACCGCAGTCCGCTCGTGCGCGTGCCGGCGTCGCGCGACAATTCCACCCGCGTCGAGCTGCGCATGCCCGATCCCTCGTGCAATCCCTACCTGGCGCTGGCGGTGATGTTGCGCGCCGGCCTCGACGGCATTGACCACAAGGTGGACCCGGGCCCGCCGGTGAACAAGAACATCTACAAGATGAGCCATCGCGAGCGCCGCCACCTGCGCATCGACGATCTGCCCGCCAACCTCAGCGAAGCGCTGGACGAGTTCGAAAAGGATGCGCTGGTAAAGGAAACGCTCGGCGAGCACATCTTCACGCACTTCCTCGACGCCAAGCGCGCGGAGTGGGACGAGTACATCCGCCACGTCTCGCCGTGGGAGATGGATCGCTACCTCGGCGTGTATTAG
- a CDS encoding four helix bundle protein, with protein MDYRDLVAWQRAMTLTELVYHSTSQFPAEERYGLTSQMRRAAAAIPSNIAEGQGRRSSDADFARFLSIALGSLCELETQIELTIRLGFVSREAMATVIGEAGEVGRLLNGLIRSKQH; from the coding sequence ATGGACTATCGCGATTTGGTTGCCTGGCAACGTGCGATGACGCTGACTGAACTGGTCTACCATTCGACCTCCCAGTTCCCAGCTGAAGAGCGGTACGGGCTGACGTCCCAAATGAGAAGGGCGGCGGCAGCCATCCCATCGAACATCGCAGAGGGTCAAGGACGCAGGTCGTCAGACGCGGATTTCGCCAGGTTCCTGTCCATCGCCCTCGGCTCCCTGTGTGAGCTGGAGACTCAGATCGAGTTGACGATTCGCCTGGGTTTCGTTTCCCGGGAGGCTATGGCAACGGTAATCGGTGAGGCCGGGGAGGTCGGGCGACTGTTAAACGGCTTGATTCGATCGAAGCAGCACTGA
- a CDS encoding response regulator produces the protein MTIRTRAFVSLWLVVLMATIAIGLVVAALNIASTMDAERDRLGRIQQLDAELWRAMLEFTQLQLEESLTGTKSDEAAELRNVILTKLDAIAPLLHQPSQVDRYRRIRTELEQWLTTANDPGNTAALERFRAFEAIKPLVADFEANQFRLTEASADLLKRRRAIFFQVIGLMAGLAVLTLSLLMLSAKRVLLDPLRELTVSAERIEQGDFSAAHQTLRDDEIGVLVNSFARMSNSIQARERELATALSETRELASVTTEARRRVEAAHTDLLATLETVPAALMIFNADGSVRLRNRAATDVFGIEPQNPELRKSYWARFKRVAKDGTLIPPDQWISARALAGEPVINEELEIHHPDGRVFPILASGAPLCNELGHVAGAIVAFQDISRLREVDRLKDEFVSIVSHELRTPLTSIRGSVQLVLDEPNAVPHPEHQQLLQIALNNCERLVRIINDMLDVAKIESGNITLKLKPVNVVDIVRQSIQVVEGPARLAQVTLDARLPARLRPVMVDPDRMVQALVNLLSNAVKFAPHGSTVTITATGSDTAVTLTVADQGEGIAPENLHRLFRKFQQVDSSSSRRKGGTGLGLAITKALVEQHGGRIFVDSEVNKGTRFSFTLPAATAEEADAVPLAPVAANKDGSARLAVCRVLVVDDDDDFRVLLRAQLHNAGYQVFDARDAASAMHIARTMRPDAITVDLLMPGLDGWDFIERLRSEEALARIPVIVVSGVPEATDSRRRPEGVAVVTKGEGLDRLLREISQALGSRKGAAVLVAEDDDDLRGVLTASLTRNGHRVLQARDGAEALAAIEREPVDLLVLDLVMPNIDGYEVLARLKSNPKDARIPVVVVSGADRSSSELRSLRLGANVYLTKPIEAAALTEEVTRLLK, from the coding sequence GTGACGATCCGCACGCGGGCGTTTGTGTCCCTGTGGCTCGTCGTGCTCATGGCGACCATCGCCATCGGCCTGGTGGTCGCGGCGCTCAATATTGCCAGCACCATGGACGCTGAGCGCGATCGGCTGGGCCGAATCCAGCAGCTCGACGCCGAGCTGTGGCGCGCCATGCTCGAGTTCACGCAGCTCCAGCTTGAAGAGTCATTGACCGGCACGAAGTCTGACGAGGCCGCCGAGCTGCGCAACGTTATTCTGACGAAGCTCGATGCCATTGCTCCGTTGCTGCACCAGCCGAGCCAGGTGGACCGCTACCGTCGTATTCGCACCGAGCTCGAACAGTGGCTGACCACTGCCAACGATCCGGGCAACACGGCGGCCCTTGAACGTTTCAGGGCCTTCGAGGCCATCAAACCGTTGGTCGCTGACTTCGAGGCCAATCAGTTTCGATTGACGGAAGCGAGCGCCGATCTCCTGAAGAGGCGGCGCGCCATCTTCTTCCAGGTGATCGGACTAATGGCCGGCCTCGCCGTCCTCACCTTGTCGCTCCTGATGCTCTCGGCCAAGCGCGTCCTGCTCGATCCGCTGCGCGAGCTCACCGTGTCGGCCGAGCGCATCGAGCAGGGGGACTTCAGCGCCGCCCACCAGACCCTGCGCGACGATGAGATTGGCGTGCTGGTCAATTCGTTCGCGAGGATGTCGAATTCGATCCAGGCGCGCGAGCGCGAACTGGCCACCGCGCTCAGCGAAACCCGCGAGCTGGCCAGCGTAACGACCGAAGCCCGGCGCCGCGTCGAGGCCGCGCACACCGACCTGCTGGCCACCCTTGAAACCGTGCCCGCGGCGCTGATGATCTTCAACGCCGATGGCAGCGTGCGGCTGCGCAACCGCGCCGCCACCGACGTGTTCGGCATCGAGCCGCAGAACCCAGAGTTGCGCAAGAGCTACTGGGCCCGGTTCAAGCGCGTCGCCAAGGACGGCACGCTGATTCCGCCTGACCAGTGGATCTCGGCACGAGCGCTGGCGGGCGAGCCGGTCATCAACGAGGAACTCGAGATTCACCACCCTGATGGCCGGGTCTTCCCGATCCTCGCCAGCGGCGCGCCGCTCTGCAACGAACTCGGTCACGTCGCCGGGGCGATCGTGGCGTTCCAGGACATCTCGCGGCTGCGCGAAGTCGATCGGCTGAAGGACGAGTTCGTGTCGATTGTCAGCCACGAGCTGCGCACGCCGCTCACCTCCATTCGCGGCTCGGTGCAACTGGTGCTCGACGAGCCGAATGCGGTGCCCCACCCCGAGCACCAGCAGTTGCTGCAGATTGCCCTGAACAACTGCGAGCGGCTGGTCCGCATCATCAACGACATGCTCGACGTCGCGAAGATCGAGTCGGGCAACATCACCCTGAAGCTCAAGCCGGTCAACGTCGTCGACATCGTGCGCCAGTCGATCCAGGTGGTCGAGGGCCCGGCGCGCCTGGCGCAGGTCACGCTCGACGCCAGGTTGCCGGCCCGCCTCCGCCCGGTGATGGTCGACCCCGACCGCATGGTCCAGGCGCTGGTCAACCTGTTGTCGAACGCGGTGAAGTTCGCGCCGCACGGGTCCACCGTGACGATCACCGCCACCGGTTCCGACACCGCCGTCACGCTGACGGTGGCCGATCAGGGCGAGGGCATTGCTCCCGAGAACCTGCACCGCCTGTTCAGGAAGTTCCAGCAGGTCGACAGCTCGTCGTCTCGCCGCAAGGGCGGCACCGGCCTGGGCCTTGCCATTACCAAGGCCCTGGTCGAACAGCACGGCGGGCGCATCTTTGTCGACAGCGAGGTCAACAAGGGCACCCGCTTCTCGTTCACGCTGCCGGCGGCCACGGCCGAAGAGGCCGACGCCGTGCCGTTGGCGCCGGTGGCTGCCAACAAGGACGGCTCGGCGCGCCTCGCCGTCTGCCGCGTGCTGGTGGTCGATGACGATGACGACTTCAGGGTGCTGCTCCGGGCGCAGCTGCACAATGCCGGGTACCAGGTATTTGACGCCCGCGACGCCGCCTCGGCCATGCACATTGCCCGCACCATGCGGCCCGACGCGATCACCGTGGACCTGCTGATGCCGGGCCTCGACGGCTGGGACTTCATCGAGCGCCTGCGCAGCGAGGAAGCGCTGGCGCGCATCCCCGTGATTGTCGTGTCGGGCGTGCCCGAGGCGACCGATTCGCGCCGCCGCCCCGAGGGCGTCGCGGTCGTTACCAAGGGCGAGGGACTGGATCGGCTGCTGCGCGAGATCAGCCAGGCCCTGGGCAGCCGCAAGGGCGCCGCGGTGCTCGTGGCTGAAGACGATGACGACCTGCGGGGGGTGCTGACGGCGTCGCTGACGCGCAACGGCCATCGCGTGTTGCAGGCCCGTGACGGCGCCGAGGCGCTGGCGGCGATCGAACGCGAGCCCGTGGACCTGCTGGTGCTCGACCTCGTGATGCCGAACATCGACGGCTACGAAGTGCTGGCGCGACTCAAGTCGAACCCGAAAGACGCGCGCATCCCGGTGGTGGTAGTGTCGGGCGCCGACCGCTCCTCGAGCGAACTGCGGTCGCTGCGGCTCGGGGCCAACGTGTATCTCACCAAGCCCATCGAGGCCGCGGCACTCACCGAAGAAGTGACCCGCCTGTTGAAGTAG
- a CDS encoding response regulator produces the protein MSLTVVLAEDDPDIQLVARLSLKRAGFVVRVVGNGQEALDAIRLDPPDVVLLDWMMPELDGPETCRQLKADPATAAIPVIFLTAKSQEAEIQRGLSLGACGYVTKPFDALSLGQQVKDIVASKTP, from the coding sequence ATGAGCCTGACCGTCGTGCTGGCCGAAGACGATCCCGACATTCAACTGGTCGCCCGGCTGTCCCTCAAGCGCGCGGGCTTCGTGGTGCGGGTCGTCGGTAACGGCCAGGAAGCCCTCGACGCCATTCGCCTGGATCCGCCCGACGTGGTGCTGCTCGACTGGATGATGCCCGAGCTTGACGGCCCCGAGACCTGTCGCCAGCTCAAGGCCGATCCCGCAACCGCCGCGATCCCCGTGATCTTCCTGACCGCCAAGTCGCAAGAGGCCGAGATTCAACGCGGGTTGAGCCTGGGCGCCTGCGGCTACGTCACCAAGCCATTCGACGCCCTGTCCCTCGGACAGCAGGTCAAGGACATCGTCGCCTCCAAGACCCCGTGA
- a CDS encoding molybdopterin-dependent oxidoreductase — translation MENVTLTIDGRQLSVPKGTSVLKAAIEAGIQVPYYCYHPGLGIDASCRVCLVKIEKMGKLQTSCSTPVAEGMVVHTQDPEAVEGRKGVFEFLLINHPLDCPVCDKGGECPLQDFSYAFGNDASRMDFPRRTFDGEGVKADIDFGPTLMLNRNRCILCTRCSRFMAEVDGDAQIGTINRGNGSEIATFNEQGVHSLLSGNLMDVCPVGAITTKQYRFRSRPWDNPHAVDTTCTMCSKGCSTTAWLKAKPEWAKGARLARVTPRYNPAVNDFWMCDIGRFQYLWVEGDERLRKPMILTKDGVQQVATWKDALMRVRDLLNAAGRKDPASVRMLASAHASHEELYLLKRLAEDLKGDGGASHVHVAWRRTEKQQPATTKFRVPAVDAPNVNGARDLGLAVVGDGDADLSALRTAIDQGRVAVLYIVDPGPDGSMGDLTWLLEARKAGRVPVIVYQGVLQSELSKVADVVLPGAAWVEKDATYTNDQGMVQAASKAINAPGEAVEDWQILTSVAAALGLPYTYTTSQQVRADVATFMSARPEYATLTETVFNRPVSAEHWLKASNPMERWKWDTMFQDLPPVKGHNVQMEQMATATVIPLRLVTDEISRSSE, via the coding sequence ATGGAAAACGTCACGCTGACCATTGATGGCCGCCAGCTGTCCGTGCCGAAAGGCACCTCGGTCCTCAAGGCCGCCATCGAGGCCGGCATCCAGGTTCCCTATTACTGCTATCACCCCGGTCTCGGCATCGACGCCTCCTGCCGCGTCTGCCTCGTCAAGATCGAGAAGATGGGCAAGCTTCAGACCTCGTGCTCGACGCCGGTGGCTGAGGGCATGGTGGTGCACACGCAGGACCCCGAGGCCGTGGAAGGCCGCAAGGGCGTGTTCGAGTTTCTGCTGATCAACCATCCGCTCGATTGCCCGGTGTGCGACAAGGGCGGCGAGTGCCCGCTGCAGGATTTCTCGTATGCGTTCGGCAACGACGCCAGCCGCATGGACTTCCCGCGCCGCACGTTCGACGGCGAGGGCGTGAAGGCCGACATCGACTTCGGCCCCACGCTGATGCTCAACCGCAACCGCTGCATCCTGTGCACGCGCTGCAGCCGGTTCATGGCCGAAGTGGACGGCGACGCGCAGATCGGCACCATCAACCGCGGCAACGGCAGCGAGATCGCGACCTTCAACGAACAGGGTGTCCACTCGCTGCTCTCGGGCAACCTGATGGATGTGTGCCCGGTCGGCGCCATCACCACCAAGCAGTACCGCTTCCGCTCCCGGCCGTGGGACAACCCGCATGCCGTGGACACGACGTGCACGATGTGCTCGAAGGGCTGCAGCACCACCGCGTGGCTCAAGGCCAAGCCCGAGTGGGCCAAGGGCGCGCGCCTCGCGCGCGTGACACCGCGCTACAACCCCGCGGTCAACGACTTCTGGATGTGCGACATCGGCCGGTTCCAGTACCTGTGGGTCGAAGGCGACGAGCGCCTGCGGAAGCCGATGATCCTGACCAAGGACGGCGTGCAGCAGGTGGCCACCTGGAAGGACGCGCTGATGCGCGTGCGCGACTTGCTGAACGCCGCCGGCCGCAAGGATCCGGCGTCGGTGCGCATGCTGGCCTCGGCCCACGCGTCGCACGAAGAGCTGTACCTGCTCAAGCGCCTGGCCGAGGATCTGAAGGGGGATGGCGGCGCCTCGCACGTGCACGTTGCCTGGCGGCGCACCGAAAAGCAGCAGCCCGCCACCACCAAGTTCCGCGTGCCGGCCGTCGATGCGCCCAACGTCAACGGCGCGCGCGACCTCGGCCTCGCGGTCGTCGGCGACGGCGATGCGGATCTTTCCGCGCTGCGCACCGCCATCGACCAGGGCCGCGTCGCGGTCCTCTACATCGTCGATCCGGGACCCGATGGCTCGATGGGTGACCTCACGTGGCTGCTCGAGGCCCGCAAGGCCGGCCGCGTGCCGGTGATCGTCTATCAGGGCGTGCTGCAGTCGGAACTGTCGAAGGTCGCCGACGTGGTGCTGCCGGGCGCGGCGTGGGTCGAGAAAGACGCCACCTACACCAACGACCAGGGCATGGTGCAGGCCGCCTCGAAGGCCATCAACGCGCCAGGTGAAGCCGTGGAAGACTGGCAGATTCTCACGAGCGTGGCGGCCGCGCTGGGCCTGCCCTACACCTACACCACCTCGCAGCAGGTGCGCGCCGACGTGGCCACGTTCATGTCGGCACGCCCGGAGTACGCGACGCTGACCGAGACCGTGTTCAACCGGCCCGTGAGCGCGGAACACTGGCTGAAGGCCAGCAACCCGATGGAACGCTGGAAGTGGGACACGATGTTCCAGGACCTGCCGCCCGTGAAGGGGCACAACGTGCAGATGGAACAGATGGCCACGGCCACGGTCATTCCGCTTCGCCTCGTTACCGACGAGATCTCGCGCTCATCGGAGTAG